In a genomic window of Styela clava chromosome 11, kaStyClav1.hap1.2, whole genome shotgun sequence:
- the LOC120347911 gene encoding uncharacterized protein LOC120347911, giving the protein MKQIINLMLIALLAFCASGEWRYKTLRDMQGNITYNDFKTTDHNDLNPITEYSDNHVLFIHIRDVSMYRWKVGNFGYKWKECTADLYLPDISGRASICLTPKVRCLFYQPIGCNIGSNFDFVTDFNGFECDKYAWFVLPKLPSTLKIYKRWEGENVVQLQYKYFECLKKISSTVTDASTIANPDSTTLDYDHSVSTNEEIVKTDSGAQMFQGKMQMTAGLSIAVALLVVSWVVFGVVYMRNRSKATSRKPDVKETEAEESNTREIVVNAIYGENFERMGDDSQQTSSSAVYSVVKK; this is encoded by the exons ATGAAACAAATCATTAACCTGATGTTAATTG CATTGCTCGCATTTTGTGCGAGTGGAGAATGGAGATATAAGACGTTAAGAGATATGCAAGGGAATATTACATACAACGACTTCAAAACTACTGATCACAATGACTTGAATCCAATTACAGAGTATAGCGACAACCATGTACTTTTTATCCACATTAGAGATGTTTCTATGTATCGATGGAAGGTCGGAAACTTCGGATATAAATGGAAAGAATGTAcagcggatttgtacctgccaG ATATTTCGGGAAGGGCATCCATCTGTTTGACCCCGAAAGTAAGATGTTTATTCTACCAACCGATTGGATGTAACATAGGAAGTAACTTCGATTTTGTGACGGATTTCAACGGCTTCGAATGCGACAAATACGCGTGGTTTGTTTTACCAAAATTACCATCGACTCTCAAAATATACAAACGGTGGGAAGGCGAAAACGTTGTTCAACTTCAGTACAAGTATTTCGAATGCCTGAAAAAAATCTCATCGACAGTGACCG ACGCATCAACCATCGCAAATCCTGATTCCACGACACTTGACTACGATCACAGCGTGTcgacaaatgaagaaattgTGAAGACGGACAGCGGGGCGCAGATGTTTCAAGGCAAAATGCAAATGACTGCTGGACTTTCGATCGCCGTTGCTTTGCTTGTCGTATCTTGGGTGGTGTTCGGGGTCGTATATATGCGAAACCG GTCAAAGGCCACCTCACGCAAACCGGATGTCAAAGAAACTGAGGCGGAAGAATCAAACACCCGGGAAATCGTGGTCAATGCAATATATGGAGAAAATTTCGAAAGAATGGGAGACGATTCGCAGCAGACTAGCTCGAGTGCTGTGTATAGCGTGGTCAAGAAATAA